Proteins encoded together in one Leptospira bourretii window:
- a CDS encoding AraC family transcriptional regulator, whose product MIGTILLSAGFIQSVFLGLYFYREANTGRKFSRDLSYFFFFLSLIMICNLIYFSGNLFEFPHLIKLGYLFGFCISPFFSFAVTRYFGIPKENRIWFGMFLFVPVSFLLIHIPFFLLSGENKILSLRNNPQNQILSESNLFQMMTLFFSLIVFLRTYYRFRLVFGEFSDDFLREEKLFSRYILILVFWLLLCMLFCVLFPGQISETISNIGFSFWILGFAWHRIYLDQKGKDNHQILRSNQNKYQKSYLSDQKLNELGKHLENLLNEKELSLQKKF is encoded by the coding sequence ATGATTGGAACTATCTTACTCAGCGCGGGTTTTATACAGTCTGTCTTTCTTGGTCTTTATTTCTATCGTGAAGCAAATACAGGAAGGAAGTTCAGTCGTGACTTAAGTTATTTTTTCTTTTTCCTTTCCCTCATCATGATTTGTAACCTGATTTATTTTTCAGGCAACTTATTTGAATTTCCACATCTGATCAAACTAGGATATCTATTTGGATTTTGTATATCTCCGTTTTTCTCTTTTGCTGTGACAAGATATTTTGGAATCCCCAAAGAAAATCGAATTTGGTTCGGAATGTTTCTATTCGTGCCAGTTTCATTTTTATTAATTCATATTCCATTTTTTCTTTTGAGTGGAGAAAACAAAATTTTATCTCTCCGAAACAATCCTCAAAATCAAATATTGAGTGAGTCAAACTTGTTCCAAATGATGACTTTATTTTTTTCTCTGATTGTTTTTTTGCGCACATACTACCGATTTCGATTGGTCTTTGGAGAATTTTCCGATGATTTTCTCAGAGAAGAAAAACTTTTTTCTCGTTATATTTTGATTTTGGTCTTTTGGTTATTGCTTTGTATGTTGTTTTGTGTTTTATTCCCAGGCCAAATTTCCGAAACTATATCTAACATTGGTTTTTCGTTTTGGATTCTAGGATTTGCTTGGCACAGAATTTATCTTGACCAAAAAGGAAAAGATAACCACCAAATTTTACGTTCCAACCAAAACAAATACCAAAAGTCTTATCTATCGGATCAAAAATTAAATGAATTAGGAAAACATTTAGAAAATTTACTAAATGAAAAAGAATTGAGTTTGCAAAAAAAGTTTTAA
- a CDS encoding 7TM-DISM domain-containing protein — MIITTIPVNCYQRLAEKYQNYAYIDLSETNWETALPINLSSGWEFYWNQLLDPKDFLNNSTFGDVPVVEFRPWTNLSFPDRKFPAKGYATYHKKIKVQKSFKVKQFSIYFMHLFSSSKVYINGELIQEKGKVSAQLSEIIPDRTNSTIEFLTDQLDLDIVIQIANQDFYQGGPRGEFLIASPSRMHLYKSKNLIVEIFVFGLIFGSVLYHLSFYFINREQRAFLYFSIVCITFLIRIPFLNSKSHSYFIPIQSFEIQSIWLHYVNIFSFVFSILFLSELFKSKQYKYVKNFFYVGAILALYFPFVPKTFQYYLNFLYLVVYLVMFLAFSCFLLYKHKKEAQGLYSMAIALFSLALFCTLSISLNFYGVHGGLYLIIGYLFYVIFQTVSLSKFFAYAIESRANIEMALYEESLHALSKQRAEMQLMVHDQLGANLTDLKVYLERKLANVSDSVKYTFDLDHIYDRVVSIIQSLRNQLLYIEDQNLIFENFVTGLHLTLLRRYSDVGREFEFLPSNDFLNYFSEIKIIGKNQSYFLNIFYMLYEVCTNDIKYGRGESVWELDYENGSFCIDQRNLLNLPLEKQKSNLELKSIKQRLSQLNGKLEVRILDESYKLKIQFPT, encoded by the coding sequence TTGATTATTACAACAATTCCGGTAAATTGTTACCAAAGATTAGCGGAAAAATACCAAAATTACGCTTACATAGATTTATCTGAAACCAATTGGGAAACTGCTCTTCCGATTAATTTATCATCTGGTTGGGAGTTTTATTGGAACCAGCTTTTGGATCCAAAGGATTTCCTGAATAATTCTACTTTTGGCGATGTGCCAGTAGTAGAATTCCGGCCTTGGACGAATCTAAGTTTTCCCGATCGGAAGTTTCCAGCAAAAGGTTATGCTACCTATCATAAAAAAATAAAGGTTCAAAAGAGTTTTAAGGTAAAACAGTTCTCAATTTATTTTATGCATTTGTTTTCTTCTTCTAAGGTTTACATCAATGGTGAACTGATTCAGGAAAAAGGAAAAGTTTCGGCGCAACTTTCTGAAATTATACCTGATAGAACAAATTCAACTATTGAGTTTCTAACAGATCAATTGGATTTAGATATTGTGATACAAATTGCCAATCAAGACTTTTATCAGGGTGGTCCAAGAGGTGAGTTTTTGATTGCTTCTCCTTCACGAATGCATTTGTATAAAAGTAAAAATCTTATCGTTGAAATTTTTGTCTTTGGGCTTATATTTGGATCGGTCTTATATCATTTGTCATTTTATTTTATTAATCGTGAGCAGCGGGCATTTTTATATTTTTCAATCGTTTGTATTACCTTCCTAATAAGAATCCCTTTTTTAAATAGTAAATCACACAGTTATTTTATTCCTATACAAAGTTTTGAAATTCAATCTATATGGCTGCATTATGTAAATATTTTTTCCTTTGTTTTTTCTATTTTATTTTTGAGCGAGTTGTTTAAATCGAAACAATACAAATACGTAAAAAATTTCTTTTATGTCGGTGCAATTTTGGCTTTGTATTTTCCTTTTGTTCCCAAAACGTTTCAATACTATTTGAATTTTCTTTATCTAGTTGTTTATTTGGTAATGTTTTTGGCGTTCTCTTGTTTTCTCCTTTATAAACATAAAAAAGAGGCTCAAGGATTATATTCGATGGCAATTGCCCTATTCTCACTTGCATTGTTTTGTACTTTATCGATTTCACTTAACTTTTATGGCGTTCATGGAGGGTTATATTTAATTATTGGCTATTTGTTTTATGTAATTTTCCAAACGGTGTCTTTAAGTAAATTTTTTGCCTATGCGATTGAATCTAGAGCAAATATAGAAATGGCCCTATACGAAGAATCGTTACATGCATTGTCAAAACAAAGGGCCGAAATGCAGTTGATGGTTCACGACCAATTGGGCGCAAATCTGACGGATTTAAAAGTCTATTTGGAAAGAAAACTGGCCAATGTGAGTGATTCAGTGAAGTATACTTTTGATTTGGATCATATCTATGATCGAGTTGTTTCAATCATTCAGTCACTTCGGAACCAATTACTTTATATCGAAGATCAGAATTTAATTTTTGAAAACTTTGTCACTGGTTTGCATTTAACTTTGTTAAGAAGGTATTCCGATGTGGGAAGAGAATTTGAGTTTTTACCTTCAAATGATTTTTTAAATTATTTCAGCGAAATAAAAATTATTGGTAAAAACCAAAGTTATTTTTTGAATATATTTTATATGTTGTATGAAGTTTGTACGAATGATATCAAATACGGTAGAGGAGAATCTGTTTGGGAGTTAGATTATGAGAACGGTTCCTTTTGTATTGATCAAAGAAATTTATTGAACTTACCACTTGAAAAGCAAAAGAGTAATCTAGAGTTAAAAAGCATCAAACAACGATTATCGCAATTAAATGGGAAATTGGAGGTTCGGATTTTGGATGAAAGTTATAAGTTAAAAATTCAATTTCCTACTTGA
- a CDS encoding adenylate/guanylate cyclase domain-containing protein yields the protein MIPIPDLSTIPSTIEYFWYKLPWAIPNFFTTFVGLTLTSLGILALKRSENRKLLFSFVCFSFSFASLGFVLSLRTLIQDQPTLLFWNRICYFGVVLLSPAAAFLTYYLTNQKYRYLMISGFLAMLTLAFGYYGLFTHYDFTGGWFIYSFGKYPIAELPLKIWGVVLFINYIFVYTPTSIHYWMKHQVDFESKKIMFLGLHICSFFLITNLLSLVGYPVFPLSSFAFLPLSILGYGIFRSDFLNLNDLLFKQRGLFYFLSGFITTILIIIAYLVSFYLHPSEQITAYTRPYFLIPLLSSVVVFALAIYIAGSNPDIKLNMLASISFFLAGAFTIVMVTFKFDLPLIVHRRLEQIFYTLFVFTPGIHLRFCYALFGQKSPKLIRFFDFGSLLLAFIVWTPYFFSGFYEYSFGRMSAGGLGLNAFGLLGMIGMVFFFKDWIQIWKETHNQMANLIVLSLFFGDFLIFFNLPATMGIPLYSIGELQFIPALLISIFIIKLGAIPTSGQATLIGNRVSLMILFFVPISMSFYVLNLIDVYPLSIAIYHAIFVASPVALAFYLVSFVFLRSTAVKLDQTILALAKEKVKADNALIQSEEAKKEIEAINHLTNLINTESELPKIISAIAEYVNQKYGILASWLFLLDENQEEIKSVHAETFVDASDEQRAFVNNLRIPLNESGGVAYLVWKRKKSMILPQVKRFGFEIDKQISEGVKATSFLHVPLVLKGETIGIIMFSNFIERLDLTKSQARSIEHLCAQVAGVIQRVHLLRQTEKQKKDILALNGFIKDINEKMDIHLIMKKIHNYVKTNFGIMYYSLLVADGEKKYLRFIEMEIPEYVTEFQKKRIYEMRVPLKGAAGGHQMTLRKKKPIYMSKDLEKIERLLSEDEKWVIDVCKITSFLFIPMILNGEVVGLLDLSNSDKSMDLTDEDISKLSILGEQLAGIIYGSALFQELEISRNIAEEERRKNEKLLLNILPVDIAQELKEKGATEPILYENVSVMFTDFKGFTQIAEVLSPQELIRDLDACFVQFDKITERYKLEKLKTIGDSYMCAGGIPKRNQTHAIDSVLAALEIQAFMNLMKQIKEDQGLPFWELRLGIHSGPLVAGVIGEKKFAYDVWGDTVNTASRMESSGTPGKINVSGETYDMIKDVFECEYRGKINAKNKGEVEMFYVLGLKTEFSLSEDKRTPNENFWKYYETLAGTREHVA from the coding sequence ATGATTCCAATTCCTGATCTTTCGACAATCCCCTCTACAATCGAATATTTTTGGTACAAACTTCCTTGGGCGATACCAAACTTTTTTACGACCTTTGTCGGATTGACACTCACTTCACTAGGGATACTTGCCCTCAAAAGATCTGAAAATCGCAAACTTCTATTCAGTTTCGTTTGTTTTTCATTTTCATTTGCTTCACTTGGATTTGTTTTATCATTACGTACGTTAATCCAAGACCAACCTACATTGTTATTTTGGAATCGTATTTGCTACTTTGGAGTAGTTTTATTATCCCCAGCTGCTGCTTTTCTAACGTACTATTTGACCAACCAAAAATATCGATATTTAATGATCTCCGGTTTTTTGGCTATGTTGACTCTTGCATTTGGATATTACGGACTTTTCACTCATTATGATTTTACAGGTGGTTGGTTTATATATTCTTTTGGCAAATATCCGATTGCGGAACTTCCTCTTAAGATTTGGGGGGTTGTTTTATTCATTAATTATATATTTGTATACACTCCTACCTCCATTCATTATTGGATGAAGCATCAAGTAGACTTTGAATCAAAGAAGATTATGTTCTTAGGTCTTCATATATGTAGCTTTTTTTTGATTACCAATTTGTTGAGTTTGGTAGGATACCCAGTATTTCCGCTGAGTAGTTTCGCATTTCTTCCGTTATCAATTCTCGGATATGGAATTTTTCGATCAGATTTTTTAAATCTAAATGATTTGTTATTCAAACAAAGGGGATTGTTTTACTTTCTATCGGGATTTATCACAACGATTTTAATCATAATCGCATATTTAGTTTCTTTTTACCTTCATCCGAGTGAACAGATAACAGCATACACTCGACCTTATTTTTTGATTCCACTTCTCTCTAGTGTTGTGGTATTTGCTTTGGCCATTTATATCGCTGGAAGTAATCCTGATATTAAATTGAATATGTTGGCTTCCATATCATTTTTTTTAGCAGGTGCTTTTACTATCGTAATGGTTACATTTAAATTTGATTTGCCATTAATTGTTCATAGAAGGTTAGAACAAATTTTTTATACATTGTTTGTATTCACTCCAGGCATCCATTTGCGTTTCTGTTATGCATTATTCGGTCAAAAGTCTCCGAAACTAATACGGTTTTTTGATTTTGGATCTTTGCTTTTGGCTTTTATCGTTTGGACTCCTTATTTTTTTAGTGGATTTTATGAATACTCCTTCGGTCGGATGTCTGCAGGTGGCCTTGGTCTGAATGCCTTTGGATTACTTGGTATGATAGGGATGGTATTTTTTTTTAAAGATTGGATCCAGATATGGAAAGAGACCCATAATCAAATGGCCAATCTTATTGTGCTTTCTTTGTTTTTCGGAGACTTCCTTATTTTCTTCAATTTACCCGCAACAATGGGAATTCCGTTGTATTCAATTGGTGAATTACAATTTATCCCTGCACTTTTGATTTCAATTTTTATTATCAAACTAGGAGCCATTCCAACTTCAGGACAAGCGACTTTAATTGGAAATCGCGTTTCACTAATGATACTATTCTTTGTGCCGATATCAATGTCCTTTTATGTTTTAAACTTAATAGATGTTTATCCATTAAGTATTGCAATTTATCACGCAATATTTGTAGCATCACCGGTTGCACTTGCTTTTTACCTTGTATCATTTGTATTTTTACGTTCTACCGCAGTAAAGTTAGATCAAACAATACTTGCACTGGCCAAAGAAAAAGTGAAAGCTGATAATGCTCTTATCCAATCTGAAGAAGCCAAAAAAGAAATTGAAGCCATCAATCATTTAACTAATTTAATCAATACTGAATCTGAATTGCCAAAAATCATTAGTGCCATTGCAGAATACGTGAATCAAAAATATGGGATTTTGGCTTCTTGGTTATTTTTATTAGATGAAAACCAAGAAGAAATCAAAAGTGTGCATGCTGAAACATTTGTTGATGCCTCTGATGAACAAAGAGCATTTGTAAATAATTTAAGGATTCCTTTGAATGAATCAGGGGGAGTTGCTTATTTGGTATGGAAGCGGAAAAAAAGTATGATACTTCCGCAAGTCAAACGATTTGGATTCGAAATTGATAAACAAATCAGTGAAGGCGTTAAAGCTACTTCTTTTTTACATGTTCCTTTGGTTTTAAAAGGTGAAACCATTGGAATTATCATGTTCTCTAATTTTATAGAGCGATTGGATTTAACAAAATCTCAAGCAAGATCCATTGAACATCTCTGTGCACAAGTTGCAGGTGTCATTCAGAGAGTTCACCTCCTAAGGCAAACGGAAAAGCAAAAGAAAGATATCCTAGCATTGAATGGATTTATCAAAGATATCAACGAAAAAATGGATATCCATTTGATCATGAAAAAGATACACAACTATGTAAAAACGAATTTTGGAATTATGTACTATTCGTTGTTAGTTGCAGATGGTGAAAAAAAATACTTACGTTTTATAGAAATGGAGATCCCTGAGTATGTTACGGAATTCCAGAAAAAAAGAATTTATGAAATGAGAGTGCCTTTGAAGGGCGCAGCAGGAGGCCACCAGATGACCCTGCGTAAGAAAAAGCCTATTTATATGTCGAAAGATCTGGAAAAGATAGAAAGATTGCTTTCAGAAGATGAAAAATGGGTGATTGATGTTTGTAAGATCACATCGTTTCTTTTTATCCCAATGATTTTGAATGGAGAAGTTGTAGGGTTACTTGATTTATCAAATTCAGACAAATCGATGGACTTAACTGATGAGGATATTTCAAAACTCTCTATCTTAGGAGAACAATTAGCGGGCATTATATATGGTTCTGCTTTATTTCAAGAATTGGAGATTTCTAGAAATATTGCCGAAGAAGAGAGACGGAAAAACGAAAAACTTTTGCTCAATATTTTGCCTGTTGATATTGCCCAGGAGTTGAAGGAAAAAGGTGCCACAGAACCAATCTTATACGAAAATGTGAGTGTTATGTTTACTGACTTTAAAGGATTTACGCAAATCGCAGAAGTTTTATCGCCACAAGAACTGATTCGAGATTTGGATGCTTGTTTTGTTCAGTTCGATAAAATTACAGAAAGATACAAACTAGAGAAACTGAAGACGATTGGGGATAGTTATATGTGTGCTGGAGGAATTCCAAAGCGTAACCAAACACATGCAATCGATTCTGTTCTTGCCGCCTTGGAAATCCAGGCATTTATGAATCTCATGAAACAAATCAAAGAGGATCAAGGATTGCCATTTTGGGAACTCAGATTAGGAATTCATTCAGGTCCCTTAGTTGCAGGTGTCATTGGAGAAAAAAAATTCGCCTATGATGTTTGGGGAGATACTGTGAACACTGCGTCTAGGATGGAATCTTCCGGGACTCCAGGAAAAATCAATGTGAGTGGCGAAACATATGATATGATTAAAGATGTTTTTGAATGTGAATACAGAGGAAAAATTAATGCCAAAAACAAAGGAGAGGTGGAAATGTTCTACGTTCTAGGATTAAAAACGGAATTTTCCTTATCTGAAGACAAACGGACTCCTAATGAAAATTTTTGGAAGTACTACGAAACATTGGCAGGAACGAGAGAACATGTCGCATAA
- a CDS encoding AraC family transcriptional regulator: MEFAKKVLIESDTPILRVGFDVGFNSKNAFIRAFKDLTNLTPSEFRKKYKP, translated from the coding sequence ATTGAGTTTGCAAAAAAAGTTTTAATAGAATCCGATACACCCATCCTTCGGGTTGGTTTTGATGTTGGATTCAATTCCAAAAATGCTTTTATCCGAGCATTTAAAGATTTAACAAATCTAACACCTTCCGAGTTCCGAAAAAAATACAAACCTTAG
- a CDS encoding DUF2938 domain-containing protein, with translation MDFLLLDLGKIVLIGIGATATMDIWRFLLQKTAGVSSLDLGLLGRWVGNLFRGKIFHTSIAKAEVIPNETKLGWASHYAIGIFFSFLLPILWGEGWLKNPTIFPAIFVGVGTVVAPWFFMQPAMGIGIAASKTPKPYQVRLRNIAIHTVYGFGLYGSALLMNVWFH, from the coding sequence ATGGATTTTCTTTTATTGGATTTAGGAAAGATCGTTCTTATTGGAATAGGGGCTACGGCAACTATGGACATTTGGAGGTTTCTTTTGCAAAAAACTGCCGGGGTGAGTTCGCTTGATCTTGGGCTTTTGGGACGTTGGGTTGGTAATTTGTTTCGAGGAAAAATTTTTCACACATCGATTGCTAAGGCTGAGGTGATCCCAAATGAAACCAAACTTGGCTGGGCCTCGCATTATGCCATAGGGATTTTCTTTTCCTTTCTTTTGCCTATCCTTTGGGGAGAAGGTTGGTTAAAGAATCCGACGATTTTTCCGGCAATTTTTGTGGGTGTTGGAACCGTTGTGGCACCTTGGTTTTTTATGCAACCAGCTATGGGGATTGGAATTGCTGCGTCCAAAACACCCAAACCTTATCAAGTGCGACTCAGAAATATTGCCATTCATACGGTTTATGGTTTTGGACTCTATGGATCAGCACTACTAATGAATGTTTGGTTCCATTAA
- a CDS encoding ArsR/SmtB family transcription factor produces METIPRMSEIASMLGNESRLILLQLLSNGEKSVEILSEESGIPVANTSQHLQALKKATMVTTRRDGKRILYRWEQGPLKDLFFALEKFALFSIAEGQSTTRGNTPNIKNNMSLSELQKKIKKGGALLIDVRSKEEYKKGHIPDAINVPYNDLFTHKFPKTKEVIVYCRGPLCLLSVNAMNLLQSREINVFRFDGGYSGWESTENK; encoded by the coding sequence ATGGAAACCATACCGCGTATGAGCGAAATTGCGAGTATGCTCGGGAACGAATCACGTCTAATTTTACTCCAACTGCTGTCCAATGGTGAAAAATCAGTAGAGATTTTGTCCGAAGAATCCGGTATTCCTGTTGCGAATACCTCACAACACCTCCAGGCTTTGAAAAAAGCGACTATGGTCACCACAAGACGAGATGGGAAAAGAATTCTTTACCGTTGGGAACAAGGACCATTGAAAGATTTATTCTTTGCTTTAGAAAAGTTTGCTCTGTTTAGTATTGCCGAAGGACAAAGCACAACCAGGGGAAATACACCAAATATAAAAAACAATATGAGCCTCTCGGAACTCCAAAAAAAAATTAAAAAAGGGGGAGCCCTCCTCATTGATGTCCGTTCGAAAGAAGAATATAAAAAAGGACATATCCCAGATGCAATCAATGTCCCATATAACGACCTTTTCACACACAAATTTCCTAAAACCAAAGAGGTGATCGTATATTGCCGAGGACCACTTTGTTTGTTATCTGTGAATGCAATGAATCTTTTGCAATCGCGTGAAATTAATGTCTTTCGTTTTGATGGAGGGTATAGCGGCTGGGAATCAACAGAAAATAAATAA
- a CDS encoding MFS transporter, producing MKYIIVTAIIVLLGFFSVGIPIATLPGFIKGTLGLSDVWLGIILGTQSLVTLLSRHHSGSISDLKGPKVAVLRGIFFAVISGIVSLGVVYFQGTLGLVILLVGRIILGYSESLLITGALSWGVGLVGPSNAGRVMAWSGMAMYAAMAISAPLGYLMVHQFGFQGGVVLSILFPIFAGIISFFVPMVPQVSQVRIPFYQVVPKVWKHGLGLFFAAVCFAGIAGFSTLLFKEKGWENAHWVMVIFGTAYVLARIFFAQTVDKYGGKKIAMIFSAVAIFGQGLLWQANHSSLAFLGAALTGFGYSLVFPAFGVEAVKNMEPKFRGVALGAYVAFFDLALGVTGPLAGFVANQFGYAAVYAFGMVTCIVSFLIALNLKEIKKTNET from the coding sequence ATGAAATATATTATTGTTACTGCTATCATTGTTCTCTTGGGATTTTTTTCCGTGGGAATTCCCATTGCAACTCTTCCTGGTTTTATCAAAGGAACCTTAGGTTTGAGTGATGTTTGGCTTGGAATTATACTGGGAACCCAGTCACTTGTAACCTTACTGAGTCGGCATCATTCCGGTTCTATATCTGATTTAAAAGGACCAAAAGTTGCTGTTCTTCGAGGAATATTTTTTGCTGTGATTTCTGGAATTGTCAGCTTGGGTGTTGTATACTTTCAAGGAACATTAGGACTTGTAATTCTCCTTGTTGGAAGAATCATTTTAGGATACTCAGAGAGTTTACTCATCACGGGAGCCCTTTCTTGGGGAGTTGGTTTGGTGGGACCATCTAACGCTGGTCGTGTGATGGCATGGAGTGGTATGGCCATGTATGCGGCGATGGCAATCTCTGCTCCTCTAGGATATTTGATGGTCCATCAATTTGGATTTCAAGGAGGAGTGGTTCTATCAATTCTATTTCCTATCTTTGCAGGAATCATTTCTTTTTTTGTTCCTATGGTTCCTCAAGTAAGTCAGGTGAGGATTCCATTTTATCAAGTGGTTCCCAAAGTATGGAAACATGGACTGGGTCTTTTTTTCGCAGCCGTATGTTTTGCGGGGATTGCCGGTTTTAGTACATTACTTTTTAAAGAAAAAGGATGGGAAAATGCTCATTGGGTGATGGTCATTTTTGGTACTGCCTATGTTTTGGCTCGTATCTTCTTTGCACAAACGGTGGACAAATATGGTGGTAAAAAAATTGCTATGATCTTCTCTGCTGTTGCGATTTTTGGACAAGGTTTGTTATGGCAGGCGAATCATTCTTCCTTGGCTTTTTTAGGTGCTGCACTCACTGGATTTGGTTACTCACTTGTGTTTCCTGCCTTTGGTGTGGAAGCAGTTAAAAATATGGAGCCAAAATTTCGCGGAGTTGCTCTTGGAGCTTATGTAGCTTTTTTTGATCTCGCATTGGGTGTGACGGGACCTTTAGCAGGTTTTGTGGCAAATCAATTTGGTTATGCAGCGGTGTATGCATTTGGAATGGTCACTTGTATCGTTTCTTTTCTCATTGCTTTGAACTTAAAAGAAATAAAAAAAACAAACGAAACTTAA
- a CDS encoding DUF4386 domain-containing protein, giving the protein MQNQSIKMNRYMGMIFIMIPFLIQIPYTMLIVNFQYPDILRLPSGTILTEFQKGGSFLVWTWWFFGISGLPLLFGYLHLYQITKRNNPLLSLAAVMFGIVSLFFQLIGLLRWVFVVPILANLYSDPLSSDIVKDAVLVNFQTIHHLFGVLIGEHLGQLFTIFWMGMVSFMIWKDQVFPKWTAIFGMVSSLVYIFAQWELFAIVIPEVKEIPLAGLLGSLCWLLWMVSLGIQIIKKSLAKN; this is encoded by the coding sequence ATGCAAAATCAATCAATCAAAATGAATCGTTATATGGGAATGATATTCATTATGATTCCCTTTCTCATTCAAATACCCTATACAATGTTAATCGTGAATTTTCAATATCCTGATATATTACGGCTACCATCGGGAACAATATTAACAGAATTTCAGAAAGGTGGTTCTTTCCTTGTATGGACTTGGTGGTTTTTTGGGATTTCTGGTCTTCCGCTTCTTTTTGGTTACCTTCATTTGTATCAAATTACAAAAAGAAATAACCCGCTTTTGTCTTTAGCCGCTGTTATGTTTGGTATTGTTTCTTTGTTTTTCCAACTGATCGGACTACTTAGATGGGTTTTTGTTGTGCCTATACTTGCCAATTTGTATTCTGATCCACTTAGTTCTGATATAGTGAAAGATGCGGTTTTAGTCAATTTCCAAACCATTCATCATTTGTTTGGAGTTTTGATTGGTGAACATTTAGGCCAACTCTTTACCATTTTTTGGATGGGGATGGTTTCATTTATGATTTGGAAAGATCAGGTTTTTCCTAAGTGGACTGCTATTTTTGGAATGGTTTCTTCTTTGGTTTATATTTTTGCGCAATGGGAATTGTTTGCCATAGTGATCCCAGAAGTAAAAGAAATTCCTCTGGCTGGTCTTTTAGGGAGTTTGTGTTGGTTACTTTGGATGGTTTCTCTGGGAATACAAATCATAAAAAAAAGTTTAGCAAAAAATTGA
- a CDS encoding response regulator transcription factor has translation MSHKNESINDSNAIKIGILENDNFFLEELKNRISELDNVSEILSWKTGEMLLRDPQHKNIDILFLDIMLPGINGIEVVKILSEKNENIKVIMLTNMNSDEMIFNSIKNGALGYLLKSELGQIKNIADVLLGGGAYITPTIALRVFSSFRRPIDKPKIYLTDREKQILELLIKGKTIPLVSKFLDLSEHTVQGYVKSIYRKLQVHNRSELALKVQEFSIL, from the coding sequence ATGTCGCATAAAAACGAAAGTATAAACGATTCTAATGCGATCAAAATTGGAATTTTAGAAAATGACAATTTCTTTCTGGAAGAGCTAAAAAACCGAATTTCTGAATTGGACAATGTATCGGAGATTCTCTCATGGAAAACAGGAGAGATGCTTTTACGCGATCCTCAACATAAAAACATCGATATTCTATTTTTGGATATCATGTTGCCTGGCATTAACGGAATTGAGGTGGTTAAAATTTTATCAGAAAAAAACGAAAACATAAAAGTAATTATGTTAACCAACATGAATTCCGATGAGATGATTTTTAATTCGATTAAAAATGGAGCACTTGGTTACCTCTTAAAATCTGAGTTAGGACAAATAAAAAATATTGCTGATGTTTTATTAGGTGGTGGTGCTTATATTACACCAACCATTGCGCTAAGAGTATTTTCTAGCTTTAGGCGTCCTATCGATAAACCAAAAATATATTTAACAGATCGGGAAAAACAAATTCTTGAATTATTAATCAAAGGAAAAACAATTCCTTTGGTCTCAAAGTTTTTGGACTTAAGTGAACATACTGTGCAGGGTTATGTAAAATCAATTTATCGAAAATTACAGGTCCATAATCGATCTGAATTAGCACTTAAAGTGCAAGAGTTTTCTATTTTATAA